A single window of Anomaloglossus baeobatrachus isolate aAnoBae1 chromosome 9, aAnoBae1.hap1, whole genome shotgun sequence DNA harbors:
- the LOC142251442 gene encoding ficolin-2-like: MSMSVLLLLGMVSGIPGTDPSCPEVKVLGIGDSDKLSILRGCPGHPGHPGQKGDIGAPGEAGQKGSIGGPGKVGPPGQKGEKGESGFAEPVYAARNCKEVQNQGAVFSDWYTIYPDGSRPLKVLCDMDTDEGGWIVIQRRWDGSVDFFRTWDAYKKGFGSRLNEFWLGNDHIHQITSTGTWELRVDLQDFEGKKVFAKYSSFKVLDESKKYELLIGAFKEGTAGDSIGSLSNIKFSTKDEDNDTYEGSCSMMYKGGWWYSNCHGANLNGLYHLGAHTSYGDGINWFSAKGHNYSFKHVEMKIRPL; the protein is encoded by the exons ATGTCTATGTCAGTACTACTATTACTTGGAATGGTTtctgggatcccggggactgatccaTCGTGTCCTG AAGTAAAAGTTTTAGGAATTGGGGATTCGGATAAATTGTCCATTCTTCGAGGCTGCCCTGGTCATCCTGGACATCCGGGTCAAAAAGGAGATATTGGGGCACCAGGAGAGGCAG GACAAAAGGGATCCATAGGTGGACCAGGGAAGGTTGGACCTCCAGGACAAAAGG GAGAGAAAGGAGAAAGTGGTTTCGCTGAGCCGGTATATG CTGCCAGGAACTGCAAAGAAGTACAGAATCAGGGGGCAGTGTTCAGTGACTGGTACACCATATACCCAGATGGCAGCCGGCCTCTGAAGGTCCTATGCGATATGGACACAGATGAAGGAGGATGGATT GTGATACAAAGACGTTGGGATGGTTCGGTGGACTTCTTCCGTACTTGGGATGCTTATAAGAAAGGGTTTGGAAGTCGGCTGAATGAATTTTGGCTGGGGAATGACCATATTCATCAAATAACCTCAACAG GAACATGGGAATTGCGTGTTGATCTACAAGATTTTGAAGGTAAAAAGGTGTTTGCCAAGTACTCGAGCTTCAAAGTTTTGGATGAATCTAAGAAATATGAGTTATTAATTGGCGCCTTTAAGGAAGGAACTGCAG GAGATTCCATCGGAAGTCTAAGCAACATTAAGTTCAGCACCAAAGATGAAGACAACGACACCTATGAGGGCAGTTGTTCCATGATGTATAAAGGGGGCTGGTGGTACAGCAATTGTCACGGGGCAAACCTCAATGGATTATACCACCTAGGAGCGCACACGTCTTATGGGGATGGCATCAACTGGTTTTCTGCAAAAGGGCATAACTACTCATTCAAGCATGTAGAGATGAAGATTCGGCCGCTTTAG
- the LOC142251868 gene encoding protocadherin-8-like: MMIVSIITPALLLGLYLTICHGETFHFYTYEEEAPGTIIAVLQHHPMFNSTEGPATNFRLMKQLNSSFIHVRESDGRLSIQERIDREQICRRTLNCVLVLDLFSFSKDTYKLITVKVEVRDINDNTPHFPSPEMHVDVSEAAMVGTRIPLQMAVDEDIGLNSIQDYLISGNSHFGLDVQTRSDGLKYADLILMKELDRERQSLYRLELEASDGGSPSLSGNAIVIVHILDFNDNSPIFLETWVTVDLRENAPVGHLIADLSAIDLDEGANGEIVYGFTTQVSHEVRELFQIDPKSGGVILEGEVDFETKHSYEFDVQAQDLGPIPLTATCKVTVNIVDVNDNAPDITFTPLTFFSHGVAYITEAAPKESLIALISTSDRDSGLNGKVHITLYGQDHFKLQQANKESFMIVTTSHLDRETIPEYNLTLVVEDMGVPSLKTIKKYTIRLTDENDNAPSFTKPMYEVSIPENNAAGSYITTVSAKDLDVGHNGKVSYRLLDTKIMGQSLSTFVVIDVDSGVLRAVRSLDYEKIKELGLNIEAYDHGIPKHSTRTHMKIKIIDQNDNRPVITFPVLDHGAAEIPVPVNAPQNYLVFQMKATDADHGVNAQLSYTLQEDRHKLFTMNRDTGEVYLHRRIIPIPDKDLSIVVAVYDNGRPSLSANATIRLTLTDASPSHMDIMEPSEEEQHEVDLSIIFIAVLSGGCTLLLVAILFVSCSCKRRSDRSKQRSAGGAVETKEQLLTTTTQSKECLPSSSDSCQMSLGTETENLSVSSTQEQCGELHSASTVPFFVYSSYAELCDSMSSVSAPSCTSDWQQDRLSEGVRRSQPETGKKEDSDFNDGVSDTSGESVRKDSGLPSQEQNESLRTEKPMERQMIHCSNRSLYNGHYTLQHQREYAMSYSMAAPYYSTYNPRVYNAQPHHYNMNDSYYHVHHHQDLTREYERDLAYRSATLSPPRLSMGQRDPSYNPEISAQTCSSKVATAF; the protein is encoded by the exons ATGATGATTGTTTCCATAATTACCCCAGCATTACTACTGGGCCTCTACTTAACAATATGCCATGGTGAGACCTTCCATTTTTATACCTATGAAGAAGAAGCTCCAGGAACTATTATTGCTGTTCTACAACATCATCCCATGTTCAACTCCACTGAAGGTCCTGCCACCAATTTCCGTCTCATGAAGCAGCTCAACAGCTCCTTTATCCATGTCCGAGAGAGCGATGGACGGCTTAGCATCCAAGAAAGAATAGACCGGGAGCAGATCTGCAGAAGGACCCTAAATTGCGTCCTTGTTCTGGACCTCTTCAGTTTTTCGAAGGACACCTACAAACTGATTACTGTGAAAGTAGAGGTGAGAGACATTAATGATAATACCCCCCATTTTCCCAGTCCCGAAATGCATGTGGATGTTTCTGAAGCAGCTATGGTGGGTACCAGGATCCCATTACAGATGGCAGTAGATGAAGACATAGGTTTAAATTCTATTCAGGACTACCTAATTTCTGGTAACAGTCACTTTGGCCTTGATGTCCAGACCAGGTCGGATGGACTTAAATATGCAGACTTAATTCTGATGAAGGAACTTGATAGAGAAAGGCAATCTTTATACAGGCTAGAGCTGGAGGCCAGTGATGGTGGAAGCCCTTCACTTTCTGGCAATGCAATTGTGATTGTTCACATCCTGGACTTCAATGACAACAGTCCAATCTTCCTGGAAACCTGGGTCACTGTAGACTTGAGGGAGAACGCTCCTGTAGGACATCTTATAGCTGATTTAAGTGCCATCGACCTAGACGAAGGAGCAAATGGTGAGATTGTGTATGGTTTCACTACCCAAGTGTCTCATGAGGTACGTGAACTTTTCCAAATTGACCCAAAATCGGGTGGCGTGATTTTGGAGGGTGAAGTTGATTTTGAAACTAAGCATTCCTATGAATTCGATGTCCAGGCCCAGGATCTTGGACCTATCCCATTAACAGCAACTTGTAAAGTTACCGTGAACATTGTAGATGTCAATGATAATGCTCCAGATATTACTTTTACTCCCTTAACTTTCTTCAGCCATGGGGTGGCTTATATCACCGAGGCAGCTCCGAAAGAGAGTTTAATCGCATTGATCAGCACCTCAGACAGAGACTCGGGTctgaatggcaaagtccacataaCTCTTTATGGGCAAGATCACTTTAAGTTGCAACAAGCCAACAAGGAAAGCTTCATGATAGTCACCACCTCACATCTAGACCGGGAGACCATACCTGAATACAACCTCACACTGGTGGTTGAAGATATGGGTGTCCCTTCATTGAAGACAATCAAAAAGTATACGATCAGGTTGACCGATGAGAATGACAATGCCCCTTCCTTTACGAAACCAATGTATGAAGTGTCCATTCCAGAAAATAATGCCGCCGGATCTTATATCACCACAGTATCGGCTAAAGACCTTGACGTTGGCCACAACGGTAAAGTATCTTACAGATTGTTGGATACGAAGATAATGGGACAGTCATTGTCTACTTTTGTGGTCATTGACGTAGACTCAGGAGTACTTCGGGCTGTACGGTCATTGGACTATGAGAAAATTAAGGAACTTGGCCTTAATATTGAGGCCTATGATCATGGTATTCCCAAACATTCGACACGTACTCACATGAAGATTAAGATAATTGATCAAAACGACAACCGTCCGGTGATCACCTTCCCTGTGCTGGACCATGGAGCAGCAGAGATCCCGGTGCCGGTCAACGCGCCACAAAATTACTTAGTATTTCAGATGAAAGCCACTGATGCAGATCATGGGGTAAACGCTCAATTATCCTACACTCTCCAGGAGGACAGACATAAGCTATTTACCATGAATAGAGACACCGGGGAGGTCTACCTACATAGAAGAATCATCCCAATACCGGATAAGGACCTGAGCATAGTGGTGGCGGTATATGACAATGGTAGACCATCCTTGTCCGCAAATGCCACCATTAGATTAACTCTCACCGATGCTTCTCCATCACACATGGACATCATGGAACCGTCTGAAGAGGAACAACATGAAGTAGATTTGTCTATAATCTTTATTGCCGTGCTATCAGGAGGTTGCACTTTACTTCTTGTTGCAATTCTGTTTGTCTCCTGTTCCTGCAAACGAAGATCTGATCGGTCCAAGCAACGATCCGCAGGGGGCGCTGTAGAGACCAAAGAACAACTACTCACCACCACCACACAGTCTAAAGAATGTCTGCCATCTTCTTCGGATTCCTGCCAGATGTCGCTCGGTACGGAGACGGAGAACCTCAGCGTGTCCTCCACCCAAGAGCAATGCGGAGAACTCCACTCCGCTTCAACC GTTCCTTTTTTTgtctacagctcctatgcagaatTATGTGACTCCATG AGTTCTGTTTCGGCTCCGTCGTGCACATCTGATTGGCAGCAGGACAGATTGTCGGAGGGTGTCAG GCGCTCACAGCCAGAGACCGGGAAGAAAGAGGACAGTGACTTCAACGACGGCGTTTCCGACACCAGCGGAGAAAGTGTAAGGAAGGACAGTGGATTGCCCAGTCAGGAACAAAATG AATCTCTGCGTACGGAGAAGCCAATGGAACGGCAAATGATTCACTGCAGCAACAGGTCCCTATACAACGGGCACTATACACTCCAGCATCAGAGGGAATATGCCATGTCGTACAGCATGGCGGCCCCTTACTACAGCACCTACAATCCACGCGTCTACAATGCACAGCCCCACCATTACAATATGAACGACTCTTATTACCACGTCCACCACCACCAAGACCTAACGAGAGAGTACGAGCGAGATCTGGCCTACCGGAGCGCAACTCTATCACCACCCAGACTTTCCATGGGGCAGCGAGACCCAAGTTACAATCCTGAGATTTCAGCACAGACTTGTTCTAGTAAAGTCGCCACGGCTTTCTAA